Sequence from the Bicyclus anynana chromosome 2, ilBicAnyn1.1, whole genome shotgun sequence genome:
tgtttaatgctAATCCAATGCTCATTTACCCAGTTTGGTTAAATTGTCTTATTAGTGCATCCCTGACCAAaagccttatgcacgccactacaTGGGAGTGGCGGAGGGCATTCAAAAAGGAATGAAAACCAGTAAATAATGGtacctaatatataaaaaattgctAATTTCATGACCGCACTGCTCCGAAACCGCttgattgattttaatgattttatttgtatttaagtaaagtatttttaactattttcccAACCttccatttttttatgttagtaaGTAATTTACGTGGAAGAACAAGGTTTGCCTAAAAACTTAAAttgcatatttaattaatttgcttaAAATGTCATCTATTGTATTACAAGTAAGAACATTATAATTACGTATAGGAATGACATAAAGAACAAACTGTTATTGAATATTAATTTCTCAGTATACTTTGATCTCGATAGTAGGTGCGAAAATGGATAGGTAAAtatagaaaacaaacaaacttgttATTTTCACGATGTACAGTTGAGGTCAGAGAGTTGAAACTTTGCAAATTATAACTCGCAATTAATATACGTTTGAtggattttttaataataaagatgctCGTTTTAGCTTATATGCTAGCAAACGCCCCGCaatttcacccacatagtttcTGTTACCGAGAGAATATGACACTCCTATAGTTCTTCTTGAGTGTCTACTTAAACTGCACTTTTTATCATTGTACCCATTGAGTTTTCGAGTTATGAAGAATTCCATCTCTAAAGGGTTGAACAGAGTTTTGACAGCCTCcattggcgcagtggtatgcgcggcagattgagattttcttaattagtcctgGTCTgtctggtaggaggcttcggccgtagctagttaccaccctaccgacaaagacgtaccgccaagcgattcagcgttccggtacgatgtcgtgtagaaaccgaaaaggggtatggatttttatcatcctcctccgaacaagttagtccgcttccatcttagactgcatcatcacttaccatcaggtgagattgtaatcaagggctaacttgtaaagaataaaaaaaaattgtgtgtaaaaataaatcagCAAGCCTAAGAAGAAATTGTATATACAACGGATTAATTAtgagtttgtgaggttttagggggataatctctggatctactgaaccgaaaattcaaaaactcttttaccaatagaaagtcgctttatttgtgagtgtcataggctatatcatcatcatcatcattatcaacccatattcggctcactgctgagctcgagtctcttctcagaatgagaggcgtcaggccaatattccaccacgctagcccaatacggattggcagacttcacacacgcagagaattaagaaaattctctggtatgcaggtttttcacgatgtttttccttcacacaattgaaaagttggaggtgcatgccccgtacgtaggcagaggtcatatccactgggatatcacggctatattatatccccgtattcttacaggaacgggaactaaatGGATGAAACCGCCGTCTTCCAGTAATATATAACTAAGTGAAAGATGAATGCTAATTAATCATTCTGTAGCGACAACGAGGCATCTAATTTCACGATCGACTTGTATTTCGTCCCAAGTTTCAAGGTTCCCATTTTATCACGAATTACACATACAAGGTCTATTTATCTTACTCAAGTCTGAATCGGGGGACACGTTGTGTAACTGACAGACGAGATTGTCTCATGTACGGGGCAAcgtgttttaataatagtagtgTGAAATTTTGCCTTGTTGATCCAGTGGTGTGTGGCTTTGGACCGTGAGATCTTGGGCTTGAAGCCTGGGTGGGAATGAAAAACTGGGTGGGATTGAAAAACTAACCTTTTTTTCTACTtcttcagtaaaaattctcagctcggaGTTGATAATATTCATTACCACAcaggtaaattttatttaaatatgtggTTCCTTATCATTACAAAAATTCAAGCTTCCTTAAGAGAGACAAAATCTAGGAGGTCACGCTGATAAAAAATCGAAGAGGCCATGCACAACgtcaattgtatattatttaccaagttttgttgattatttaatttcctttattatggttgtataaaaagtattgtatgccactgcacgtaattaacCACTGTAGCACTCATGGTGTCTATTATTCAATTCGTGCTAAAATAGCCCTCATTAAAGGGCAGTGGCCTAAGTAACTACTTCAGTGACTGCTTGTGACAACTTATTCATAAAAATTATCATATCCTAAATGGCCATAGTACCGTAGCGTTAAATTGCTAGGCACAGGACAAGACAAATTAGGAATGAAACCCACGCAATTTTTACTAGTGACAGAATATCGGattaaaaagtaggtatatatagcatagcaatgatattaaatactgttagatgtgttactaggcgCATGAAAATTAGGTGCTCAGAAGAGAAAAaatatacacaactcaatgttagttgcggtcaacaatgaacgttatttaaacaaataatacttaaataacgTCTACAATCTCGAGTTGtatgtttaggaagtgtaaactatatatacataaatatacaggaagaaaattattttagtgcggatatttttatattttgtacataaacaaaatttaatgatcacgtattttttctttttttttttaactcaaaaataacaaaattatcgttagctaaagttatttacttttgaacagaattttagggtcaccctattgtgcgtttattttattttcgtttgatacctaaagaacgtcaccagatcacttttaagctgaatatatcttgtttagtaataatatgtacattattttgttattttagagacataaattaaaaaaaaaaattacataaaatgtatcgaactgtttgtagatttatattctattaatgatacagaaccacgaaaaaaaatatccgcactaaagaccgaatcaccctgtataatggaattagccgacgcccgcgactttgtccgcgtgaaactcgatgtaaactttccctatcctacccctgccctacccctaccctactcctacctacccctactataattttctggttgattttttacatcttgtgtccgaaaaatacaaatatcttacggaaccctatttttttccaaaataaaatttagccaaTGTTACTTGTggttaatgtagctttcgaatggtgaaagaatttgtaaaatcagtccagtagtttttgagcctattcattacaatcaaacacacaaacaaacaaacaaacaaacaaacaaacaaacaaacaaacaaacaaacaaacaaacatacaaacaaagatttcctctttataatattagtatagattaaagacAAATTGTGCTTGTGTGCGCTTAGTGTATTAATGgtagtttggccaggagtttttgaggcaatCTACTCACAATATagtttttaacgtactaaagatataaaaaactcttcatccattaaacagatgggtgaaggtcgtttcatatatataaatattatccgtttatataatattatccgTATATCTATTAGTCGTTTCTAATAGATaaacggatcttagactataagcATTGACCTATATTATGTTATGACCCTAATAACATAATCCACCGAATCGTCACTAAGATCCCAAATTTGTTCAGTCAACACTGATTCTATTAACTCTGATGTGTGAACTGCAATCTTTGGATTTCCCTCGAGTCATGTGTGGCCTGggaattagtaattattaaccAAACATCCTCCTACGTTGATTACTTACTAAGGTCATTACACTTTTATACCAATATGCTGCCTTCAACAAATTATTCTCTTTGATCTGCTTAGGGGTTAACCTTTAATTAAACTCAGGCTTTGGTTGTAAGATTTTATGGTAATACTTTTTGTGTATTTAGGAGGGAAAATGGAAATGAACGCATTTAAGCTAATGGACTGAGAGCTTGCGATAGCCTGTCataccgtttttttttattctatgacaagttaacccttgactgcggtctcacctgatgataaatgaCGATGCTGTCTAAGTAGGAAGGAGACTGACTttcttggaagaggtacaagtttattctacccacacCTCAtttgatttctacacggcattgtaccggaacgctaaatcacttggcggtacgtctttgcctgtagggtggtaactagctacgactGAAGtttaccaccagaccagacctgaaccaatttagaaaagatTAATTCCTAAGTTAACCCCTGCTGggaatcgaacacaggacctctgTATTGAAAACcgtcagagaggtcgtcaaaacctcattttatgaaggctaaaaACGATGTCAGATCATTTTTTAATAACGCTTGAGTTTACTTTTACTTCGAATTTGATGTTAAAATGACGTCAAATCCAATATCATGTCTCTGAAAACCAATCAGTCGTCTATTTTATTCTCTGTCTACGTTAAAACCAAATTACTTCCGAAAAttctaataaattgtaaaatcgaTTTTCAATCCCGCGAAGGCCTTACGCGCAGTCAACGTGTCAACATCGCTATAAACTGGATTTGCAAAttcaatttgatttatattgGATCGCCACAAGCTTcctttaagattttaaaaagtcaagttaaaaagaaatcaatatTTTGCTTGCaacacatttaaaataaatataaatcatcatAAAATGACATAAATCTCTCAGTATGGTTTTAGAGCTGGTGGAAACTTTCGGGGTAGTTGCCTGTACCCTCTAATAACTTATCCCATTACAGAACTGGAGACCTGGCAGGAGAGTAgtgagttttaattttacaaacaaCGTGTACACACGTCTTCTACTTACTATTTACAGACTTCTTgatttagcgttttggtacgatgccgcgtagaaaccgtcagatgtatgggaaaaataaatttgtatttgttaaaattaatcccgcttacatcttagacagctttgtcacttatcatcagatgtgattgcagtcaagggttaacttgtcatagaataaataaCAAACGAAATTAAGCTTCAACACATCAGATAGTTCCTATAAATGCATCCTCCTTCCTACAAAGGTTTATTTCGTATTCATCTCATTTTTAGTCCTTCCTCTTGGATGTGAAAACATTCTTCTAGTAATGTATAGTATACGACAAGCTTCTAGTCCATTCTGATACCGCAACACACCAAATTGCGCTGCTATTATAATGCCGCTGAGTTATGATTTCCTATACTAAAGTTTTTTTCAGATAGCAAAGTTACGGTgatagttcgtttcactcttgaaagtttgccacgattcacgataataaataaataaataaatgtacttaaacaatacacatcactatctagccccaaagtaagcatacagagtagcttgtgttatgggtactaagatagttgatattataatattcatatacatttatatactacatataaatacttatataatgtataattacacacagacactggaaaaaagcccatgttcatcacacgaatattttccagttgtgggaatcgaacccacggccgtaggTGCAAAAAGGGTCACTgctcactgcgccacgcggccgtcataatagtacgtatcataaggcaactgtcaccgtacccgtGCCACCTGTAAAACACTTTGCAAACTAATGCAGCTTTACTATTTGTGTTCAGAGTGGACTCGAAGTTTGGTGTATACTATAGGTGTCCAAAGGTAAACTTACCTAAGTACCGATAAAAGATGAACGGGAAAATAGCAGACGGCGAACATAATGACAACTGCCACAAGCATCTTAGCTGCCTTTCTACGTGAACGAAGTTgagctgaaaaaaaaataacaatgtattAAATACAAGGAGATGTTACTTTCCGACTGTTgacaaatcatcattatcaatccatattcggctcactgctgagctcaagtcttctctcaaaatgagacaggttaggccaaatagtccaccacgctggcccaatgcggattggcaaacttcacacacgcagggaattaagaataTTGTCAGGtgtccaggtttcctcacaactTTTCTCCttccccgtttgagacacgtgatatttaatttcttaaaatacacataactataaagttggaggtgcatgatccgaaccagattcgaacctacactcttCCGAGTCGGAGGCTAAGACCTACAATATAATAAGTagtaagtattattaaataagtacctaataatagtatataggtacctatatatttttagaaattaaagttCATATCAGGCAATACTCCAAAGTTTTACCTCTGTTAGTTACAGATCGATGTCCGCACAAAACATACCTAAACaaactttaaactaacaacaccCTCGGAAAGTACCGGTAGTACAAGTTCCAAACTAATGTTTAGTTTATTACATAACAAAGGCCCCACCACGTCTGTCAATCTGAAAACTGATTGACTGCTGAACGAATTTTCATACGATTTTAACTAACGACAGTGATTTATGAGGAAGATTTACGCATctcattgttttttatttatctttttttgcgCATCTAATGAACTATCGGACACTCATGAGAAATTCAGTGAATAATTACCCAACAGTGAATAGCAACCCTTCTAGCAAAATTAGATGCAAATATCATAAAGACTAATTTTGCTAGAAGGGTAATAACATGAACAAGGAAAACCCAAGTCAGACGTGAAGTAAGATAGTTGACGTAAATCCAAACTTTTTTGATATTACTTAATTAGCTGATAGTATACctaattgaatttaaactatcgtgagtgttattcatattaattgattatgaaacacggcttaaactcaagtgatattaggtcggagtatgcccgactagtttcgaacccatacggggcccttagtcatgtactggttcttgcatcgcggtttggatcgtgccgcgatgcaagaaccagctcatgactaagggccccgtatgggttcgaaactagtcgggcatacttcgacgtaatatcacatgagttttagccgcgtttcataatcaattaatacctAATTGAGGTCATTTATGAAATTATCGACAAGTAGGTATCTCTATGGATGGTGTACGTCCTTTGTAGTCAGTAATTCTGATGTTGCAGCTACGTAGAAATCACTCAACCTTAGCTTAATAGACCTCAACATCAACATCCATTACGCAACTCGATATCTACAGCATCCAATATATCATTCGCATCTGAACGATGTAGTAATCTCTTGAGGAACTTCCGGTTTTGGGGTGAAAAGTATGTAGAGAGTTTTCAGATCTGGGTGACATTTTCACATGAATTCGACAGTTTTTCGGTAAACATCAGAgaagaataatttattattattaatcattaaatctgtttttttttgtgaggGCTGTGATGCAACTTTGAAGATGaatttacatacaaattacGATCGTGTGAATTGTTTTTATGCTTACTCTGCTCAGCTGATGCCAACTTCATAGTTTCTGCTTGGCCAGGTATCTTCTCTGAACTCCACAACACTCTCACAATCTGATGGTATGCCACCGTCATCAGAAGGAGTGGTATCCTGaaacaaaacttatttaaagaaacatataattttttactGAACACATGAATGGCTAGCAGGTTGTTCATGACATTTTTGTATTGCCAGTGGAAGCTCCGTTGTTGCACTCGCATTTCTCTTTCATCTAACTCCAGGCACAGAATacattatgtacaagtacagaagattcactccgcaacgtcCATACTTATCTAGTCCATATTTATTAGCCGACGCCTTGCGGTTTTTAAGGCGCAGTTCTCGTTTTCGTGCAAagacagggataaaatatagccttcgctactcacaaataacagcagtgtagtggtaaaagaaatttcaaaatcggttcagtaaaccTAGAAGATTACCCCAcaatgtttcatcatcatcatcatgtcagccgatggacgtccactgcaggacaaaggccttttgtagcgacttccaaacatcacgataatgacccgcctgcatccagcgaataccgcttaatgtcgtcagtccacctggtgggggatcgaccaacactgcgctttatgGTGCGGCGcctccattccagcaccttgggaccccaacttgggccattggctcttcgaactatgtgtcccgcacattgctacttcagcttatctacgagtatattagaTTAATCGCCGTGACTGAAAGTCATCGTGGAAATGCATTATTTTACTTACGTGTAAATGAACACAACTTTGATAATGTGCCACACAAGATCGTTGGTCGGTGACCAGGTCGCAGTGCATTGCACCAAGTATTCCAAGTCGAATCGTAAAGGTACCATTTTCTCTGTGGTCAGTACTACTAATTCTGGAGCATCTGGAAATTTATCAGATCTTTTACAAGATGTGGAAATGTTAAAGCGTTCTTTAGACATGGTTTTTGTGGATTTTGGTTTTATTTCCTACGCCCGTTTACTATCAGTACCAGTGGTAACTCAGTTTTTGGGTAATCTACCTTACATAATAGCATAAAAATgcatttagtagtttcaaagATTAATGTGTGAATAAACTTAATATGCATGATTGATTACCGCTACAATTGCtatgaaatttcattttattggttaaaatttaattcggTTCTACAATAAcgaaaaataagtttatttacttatttatgcgGACGACAATTCAGATCCAATCCGACAATGAAACCAAGACATGTGTTGCACAACCTGTGGttaaaccaaccaaccaacctaTGATAATCCATTCAATGGATccagtaattttattaattgatgttGTCCTTAGAATTTGACATAAACTGACATTATATTGACGTAAAggcatcattataattattgttttgcatggtttattctttaaaatattcaatgtacctactaattaattaatcactgtacaaataagtgtgtgaattgattattgtaaattataatgtttttataatgatattttgcaagctgtaaggcggaatttggtgtttatttcaataagatctgactgtaacctgaattcgcaataaacaaattttgatttgatttgaatctTTATATGATTAAATATTATAGATTAACATTCACAAATAGCGATTTCTTAAAGAAACATCAAACTTTAGTTTTCTAACTActgtttgattattattttcatcaaaaCTTTACATTCATcaaaacttgaaaataaatgataaattgcTTCGGTGATAATGAAAAGACTACTAAAAGCATTCATATTGTTATACTGAATGGAGACATTTTAAATCAGCAAATGGAATggtatttgatttattattattttcgtaagacaggaaacaatacaaaatattacaaaatactcACAAAAAAGAATTTACGGTAATGGTTCGAGAAGTTTCTTGTTGGAACgacctattttatttaatttcaaagacaattttcaattttcatgtcAAGGACTTCGCTTGAAAGATATTTTCTCCTATATCACAATAAGTAAGTagatgtaattaatttaattaagtaaatatatttaacattttccacgcaacaaacaaattaggtTAAGAGAAACGAAAAGTAAACGTTAGAAAATACAATTATAGGAATgaatcaatttaataaataaacaggaAATTTACAGGATACttactaaaacacaaaaacttttttacttttttaaatttttgtgtgtTTTGTCTGCCTGTATGTTTCTGGGCTAATATCTGGACTGACCCGATTTAGGACTTTTGCTGGGAGAGAGAGAAGTTTATTGAGCatcatataggctactttttatacctaaaaattcatagttcctacgagatttgtaaaaacttaatttcacgtGGGCGAATCCGCtactaaattcaaaataacGAATCAGCCTTTAGGTCTCTGTCATAGTAGTAGCCCTGAGTTAGATtgaaaagcctcaatagctcagtagtTAAGCggacggactcatcaccgagagttGGTGGTCCGATCTCACCGCTGGTCTATTGTAGTACTCACTCTTAACACAATCTTTTGCGACTACTTgaaggggaatattggtcatatttaaaagacatagcaaatatattttataaaaaaaaagattaaaaaaaaaagaaaagatgtTACACCTGTGCctaaacatctgatagtgatagttacggagtcaaacattatcaactaagtccacattggagcagtagGGTTGCACTAACCTCTAATTCCTCTAGGCTTAAAGTAGGCTGATGTTGTTGATGTTAGCGATGATaagaataattatataattcgcTTAAAGATAACTGACACAGCAGATGTAATTTTCTAAAGGCGGCGCTACATATAGCTTCaaacatttgaaaatttatacgACGGACTTTGTAGTACACTTATTtatatagtacgattattaatttcaatcagtaaaatgacaagtgtaactgtcactgaaatgtcattttactgactagaattaataatcgtacatacgattaatctgactagaattaataatcgtacataagattattaattccagtcagtaaaaagacatttcagtgacagttgcaataatcattttactaactggaattaataaataatcgtACTATTGAAACAACCTGCCAGATTACTTTGCAACTCCATTTTTCCACAGTACGTTGACTTCAAACTGCTATCAGCTGAAAATGCTGTAGGCTCCAACATTTGCTTGGTCATGTAGCAAAATGCTAAGCCTTTTTCAAGGTCGTGCAAAACACAACAGTGTGGTGTTTggcacaattaaaaaaaacgttttcttAAGGGTAGCACCGGTTTTACAGTTTGTCTACTTACTGAACAACAGTGAAATAGCCCATATCACAAAAATGGCGGTCTTCGCACGGTTGATAGTGGACTTAAACTTGAGCGGGAAACAAATGGCATACCAACGGTCCACGGAGATAAAGGTCAGCGTTAACACTGACACGGTCACCGACACTgactgcaaaaaaaatatttatttagaaagataATATGTAACTGAAAGATTAGTAGTTAAATGATATATTTGTTTATGTCATAGagttacgagtcggtacaaggtTTATGTGCTTACAGTATCTGATGAGACTGAGAGATCAAATACATCTACATCTGTGTTAGAAGATTTCGctgtttaatattaatgttactcTTAGAAATAGAAGAAATGAAATGACGACGTGAAACTAAAGTTAACTCAGAAACTAAAGATAAATCTTCGAATCTTCGATCAACAATTACAACTGTTGATCTAAGacctatataaaaatgaattaggTTATGATTATTATGATATGGTTAACTGAAGATGAGAAGAAGTACATAGAGAGGATGGGTGCTAGACTCAGTGTAGCAAATTTTGCATTCGCATCCGATATGTTGGTCAACCTACCACTTGGTGGATCAAGGACATCAAGCTAATGGCAGGGAgacgctggatactggcggatCCAGAATGTGGTATTTGGAAATACACGTAAGAGACCTAACGATGTTCggctgttaaagatgattatgatgatgacgataatgatgatgaactataTAACCTTGATTGAGTAATTAATGGGTGACTTTCAATGCCTAAATGTTGACTTTGATTAGCCTTTCAGCGTCTAGGAGATAAGATTAAACCTATATTCCCGCAGTCAGCTTAACACTAATACAAATTTATAATTAGGCATAGTTCTCTAATCTAAAGTTCGGAAATCATTATTACAAACCTGCCTATCTAAATAAAGACGCCATTCAATATATACAAtgtatacattaaaatatacatatcaaACGTTGTGGATCTATTTGATGAAAACGGaatattttaactttgattTAATGTTCCCATTTCCTACAAGCTAGGAGTAAAGTTACGTTAGGGTAATGTTGTAGCTTTGTGGTGCAAATAGGATTTAGAATGCCTTGCTTTATATAGGGGAGAGTTCAAGTTAGaactttattttttctaaattgttATGGTTAAAAGCTTCGGCTGTATTTTATCATCACATATAGAGGAACGTGtgctaactaactaacttaatAAAGGATTTTCCAGTATGACGCACCGTAGAAACTTATGAGGCGTTaagtgtttaaatatttataaactttacCCTTTAAAAATAAGCGCGTTACCATCTAGGTCACAAAACATCAACTGAGATTTTAGTGCAAATAGTTGCCATAAATCTTTGCTTGCCCATAAATCTTATTCAATTTGTTCTAACTGTTTTACGTCgattatattaaattagttgGAATATTCTCGATAATGCAAGTTAAAAGATAAACATTTCATCGGATAAAATTCTAATAATAAGGTGTATATTATTGCACCAAATGTAAAATCTCGTTGTGTTCTTGAGCACATAGCTATCGTCACGGCTAGTCTATTTTAACCACATAACATAGATAAAGCGCTAAAACTAGCGCATTTTAGCGATTTTAAATCCATTGTTTACGGCTACGAAATGTTCTCTTGTTCGATATTTTTGAAAGCTATGAGTTGCATTTGCTTtcctgaaattaaatattatctaatcTTTCATATTgtgttgttaaataatattgaaaaaaccaTTATTCAAGAATCCTAGTTAGTCGAACCTTCCACTAGGTTAACGGAAGCGGCTTGCAGGacgccgctagatgctggcggctcgagaccttgGTGTTTGCAGGTGCAAGTGAAGCCGATAATGATAATCATGGTTATGAATGGTAAACAACCATATgctgattataatgatgatgatattataatttataattaaatattacccACAGCACGATAAAACGTAATAACTATTTCAATGAGATAGTAAAAATGAGCCTCAGTAACAAAAGCTTTTAGTAAGCTTTCTCCGGAGAATAAATATATCGAAAGCTATCTGAAGACAAAAGTGTTTTTTCAACGTAGATCTCGACTCTAACTTGCATTGAAAATATATatggattttttattatagtaacgACTTCTTCCCGTATAATAACACTTTACTCTACACTACACTctatcttttctctttataatctCTGTTGCAGTAAATTTACCTGAAAGTAGAGCAGTATTTTGCATAGTACATCTCCTAAAAACCAAGTCTCGGTCACGTCCCATAAAACTGTAGGAGGTAGACAAAACAGCAACACCATAAAATCCGCCACTGCTAAATtcactaaaaaataattagtcacCGTTCTCATAGTATGATTCTTATACACAGCTACGCACACTAAAGAGTTTCCAACCAATCCCACGAGAAATACAGCTGTGTGAGTACCTATAAGCACCCATTCGTATGTTTGTGGGTAAATGTAATCATTAAGCATCGCCACATAATCTTCTTTTGTTAAATTACAGTATTGCTTATTTCCAACACAATCTTCTGTGACATTATATTTGATTTGTCCGTCTATTTCTTCACTGTTGTTGTGTATTTCAGGAACAATTTCTATTACTTCACCACTATGATCCTTATGTCTTATAATGACTTCATCTTGATCATTCAATAGCAGATTTTCTGCGTTCTGTATATTGCCATCATgcattaaaatgttatttgtaCTCTCTGTATTAAGtgtaataatatgttttatatttataactatgaATATACTTAACGATAGTATTTTATACATAGTGCTTATTTCAAACGGGTATGCCCTTTAAGTTTTTGCGATATTCATGTATTTCTTTCTTGAATTCATCGTTGAAGGatctgcaaataaaaaaatagttga
This genomic interval carries:
- the LOC112045299 gene encoding orexin/Hypocretin receptor type 1-like, which translates into the protein MYKILSLSIFIVINIKHIITLNTESTNNILMHDGNIQNAENLLLNDQDEVIIRHKDHSGEVIEIVPEIHNNSEEIDGQIKYNVTEDCVGNKQYCNLTKEDYVAMLNDYIYPQTYEWVLIGTHTAVFLVGLVGNSLVCVAVYKNHTMRTVTNYFLVNLAVADFMVLLFCLPPTVLWDVTETWFLGDVLCKILLYFQSVSVTVSVLTLTFISVDRWYAICFPLKFKSTINRAKTAIFVIWAISLLFNAPELVVLTTEKMVPLRFDLEYLVQCTATWSPTNDLVWHIIKVVFIYTIPLLLMTVAYHQIVRVLWSSEKIPGQAETMKLASAEQTQLRSRRKAAKMLVAVVIMFAVCYFPVHLLSVLRYVLDMEQNDLITCLALLSHVLCYANSAINPLIYNFMSGKYRREFRRAFCCSTAPKHETSSTLTRLTTSKRKFDQSFDKGPTCNYNMSLKSYNCIHMPLSRGHNCDRMSFTGHRCDRMSCKGQRSDHTSFNGQKCDRVDVNGFRCHNMSFKGQSCVRAGSQNFKCDVTMINGSGQYENYSPFN